The following coding sequences lie in one Phaenicophaeus curvirostris isolate KB17595 chromosome 5, BPBGC_Pcur_1.0, whole genome shotgun sequence genomic window:
- the ZFYVE26 gene encoding zinc finger FYVE domain-containing protein 26 isoform X2 has product MHAFGSEEAASLERLLGFFCECLRHGDWELAQACVPRLGQGRGPDTVEAVLQALVACPAAARCGPNSSPWRTAWLWLLVLEKWLTSNQKTLPVALQRETEFLLFLEELQKDVSEEVLKELFEAFESTQNKHVTGGKRDGCCHRFSLDVASALRKLLLRAPERAKALLEFFQVDQGAHSSSLQQYCSLQNVFVEFLRDSLKSLQRLLCSSETSAELDQEELVDMIYAALNIVTFEMEHQADEIRQLFKELLDVCWAEGSPLREEKLLSCMLRKRGHSLLRLYSSVLVEKTREKCLVSKSMLKGSSEQLDTEQTMMNLFSDPKEAASWKTACFYCLSNSKHFLEQILVTALTLLKREDYSGLHSLLRREFRPLSRLLVLLGWTHCQSLESAKALLWTLHKTQDLCNDSVLKDFCDGLWAQVEVLEWCIQQNSMTISRKILLQHLHSLDCHTAVYALHHLTNLLALNEDDVIELLLKVPARDHQMQAATLPNTLSQQRNLALFRAFCAMKYAIYALCVNSHKYSKCKDCVHSLLGDVPEDATFGEPADCSSVFPQYLVKCQQFLRSLPAPLRLEVLENIFSLLFVSYSDFHTKTLLPEDYAEDDDLDKKSTTVNVEGSVSRRSSTSGSPQRLTDAEKKLERHPLAAQTVHIDTQDLHDSMSHGKSYETSKLSYLDLKHFTSGVTGFLVDDVAMDAFLTLLLNHLEEIQSSIPWDSSNVPCEELDLVECLNLSTSGDAFGSRVLQFSKYLSEAHWRYRVVMSNRNAEHQLAASRRYCSLIRSSSSKKRSRSQRYKTDGKEGTSSPSLESTSSELSTSTSEGSTSNVSVSSALESSVRPHQQNPLIPMMLSPPESLLVSCVLRGNFVEAHQVALMFNLDTSPCYGELVFMERYQEAVQEMTRVEHNIESQASDGTGGIRRSGSGCSTLQAIGNAAAAGMVFYSISDVTDKLLATSGNLPPTLQENFWISNIQLEHTDPLWEVLEDLSPSAMAAFDLACTQCHLWKTCKQLLETAERRLYSSLETRGHRPEFVFLHSEGVKGFPTVIHQISKILNYSCTPQGQSKPEVSDEKIGSHFRCSIVDLLQACYPALTEESITNEIVLSQNLDEILKSLTCIECSVESKGSLLGTLVEQASLKPTELEKHLVWNQTQLLLRTLDRHIQTMPESNMQTTFVKAFFDYITTLAAVVLRSLNAELDISAEVKVGNPFILLQQSPSQLLSQLVFERQVHPDRLSSLLAKEELNLNVQEVIVNCCCEPLSLCSARQNSQAKSLLTNIGSLAHQCAYHCLPDVEVPMHNPTEASEDTSAQASSSVNNLRQHTLTASSLDFLKSQSKLMATVACLSASNIQKTSKSSLSWMEFRGKREVPLGLEQISRECEALLKEFPILERFLLAMFEPLQNQQEEGGSLAVVFSGKTYIPLVLLGLHSTTAVKVLMGVFEQALAAKDWDRALKVLDLYSQDLEDLVSVKDAVLSCATAEDKDGWQYLFPVKNATLRSRLALRYLDKWPLDASLEILAYCISDSSITDELKASLQSRKKELQVYQKILNVQNEPLWNDWQDVKKVCTDDPQTIMNIILKAKDYELCEEWRHLYPVPREDLINLHREHLLHLLEMGDMEKALQLLQGIEDSGICLAISEQSLDQHPNLAASHFLADYLTAHFYKNLTTARRNEIQALYMGSKVLLTLPEHSRVNYFHLSSRPLLVLEQLLMNMRVDWVAVAVQTLHQLLAGQESGFTVEDIDNLLSKYAEKALNFPFALKDKRSDSLMRVQESLNQVLECEALSKSGSSDLSPVSFTGVAVSASPRDRSLQQNLFPQEFVPPEKPPPKQQWIPDDTETICMVCKTERFTMFNRRHHCRRCGRLVCSSCSTKKMAVEAGRDNLSRVCDQCYSYYNREHLPGSVQDTSRKEDQDQGKETSNNEYSTVVRIPKATEFEWTFSLSEEENEIVRSEFYYEQAPSSSLCIAILSLHSDNIVCGHQLIEHCCKLSQGLTNPEADAGLLMDIMKQLLFSAKMMFVKAGRSQDLALCDSYISKVDVLSILVAAAYHPIPSLDQILLPAAVTRLRNQLLEAEYYQLAIEVSTKSGLDPGGAWHAWGMACLKAGNLSSAREKFSRCLKPPMDLNQLNHGSRLVQDVMQYLESTVKPILIADDDYFATLRELEATLRTRSLSLEMCEGKFQHNSYYQECLFYLHSYGTNLAIISFYMRHDCMREALLHLLNKESPSEVFIEGVFVPSYESGKLHMLENLLETIDPGLESWGVYLIAACKYLQRKSYYHILYELQQFMKDHVRAAMTCIRFFTHGAKSYTELGGRQTWLLKIKDHLKVYLQEVSRSSGRKKMACTFRKKMPATDVSRHINTVDLQMEVTKFLHQCESSGTSHVTGSSLPTLFGNNNMKMDVACKVMLEGKNVEEGFGIAFRVLQDFQLEATEVYSKVAKQLVKQQKYNEIRQLLKCVSESGVATKNDGDNIILNCLNEFKSIPAEDLDNLIQDMDSDENKIQAYVMCNKLRSAYLVSVRQEKTRAVQLVQHVRQLAEVSGDDVVKAICAQWLSVHQPKMRNRLPQGTRK; this is encoded by the exons ATGCACGCCTTCGGAAGCGAAGAAGCGGCCTCGCTGGAGCggctgttgggttttttctgcgaGTGCTTGCGGCACGGGGACTGGGAGCTGGCGCAGGCCTGCGTGCCCCGCCTGGGCCAGGGCCGCGGTCCCGACACGGTGGAAGCCGTCCTGCAGGCGCTGGTGGCCTGTCCCGCCGCCGCCAG ATGTGGACCGAATTCTAGCCCATGGAGAACTGCATGGCTTTGGCTTCTTGTGCTGGAAAAATGGCTTACCAGTAATCAG aaaactcTTCCAGTTGCTCTTCAGAGAGAAACTGAATTTTTACTGTTCCTGGAAGAACTACAGAAAGATGTCTCTGAGGAAGTCCTAAAG GAGCTCTTTGAAGCATTTGAGTCTACACAGAACAAGCACGTCACAGGTGGGAAAAGAGATGGCTGTTGTCACAGATTCAGTTTGGATGTTGCTTCAGCTCTCCGGAAGCTCTTGCTGCGGGCTCCTGAGAGGGCAAAAGCCCTGCTGGAATTCTTCCAGGTGGACCAAGGCGCACACAGCTCCTCGCTCCAGCAATATTGTTCTCTACAAAACGTATTTGTTGAATTTCTTCGTGACTCCTTGAAATCTCTTCAACGGCTTCTGTGTAGTTCTGAGACTTCAGCAGAACTAGATCAAGAAGAACTAGTAGATATGATTTATGCTGCTCTCAATATAGTGACCTTTGAGATGGAGCATCAGGCAGATGAAATACGGCAACTATTCAAGGAGCTTTTGGATGTGTGCTGGGCTGAGGGCAGCCCACTGAGGGAGGAGAAGCTACTAAGCTGTATGCTGAGGAAACGGGGCCACAGCCTGTTAAGACTTTATAGCAGTGTTCTTGtagaaaaaacaagagaaaaatgtctGGTGTCAAAATCGATGCTAAAAG GTTCGTCTGAGCAATTGGATACAGAGCAAACTATGATGAATTTGTTCTCAGATCCCAAAGAGGCTGCTTCCTGGAAAACCGCCTGTTTCTACTGCTTGAGCAACAGCAAGCACTTTCTGGAACAGATTCTG GTGACCGCATTAACTTTACTGAAACGAGAAGACTACTCAGGCCTGCACAGCTTACTGAGGAGAGAATTCAGGCCCCTTAGCCGCCTCTTGGTATTGCTAGGGTGGACTCATTGTCAAAGCTTGGAATCAGCAAAAGCATTGCTATGGACTCTTCACAAAACTCAG GATCTGTGCAATGATTCAGTACTGAAAGATTTCTGTGATGGGCTGTGGGCTCAGGTGGAAGTTCTTGAATGGTGCATACAGCAAAACAG TATGACTATCTCAAGGAAGATTCTTCTGCAACACTTGCACAGTCTGGATTGCCACACTGCAGTATACGCTCTTCATCATCTCACCAATCTTCTGGCTCTGAATGAAGACGATGTTATTGAGCTTCTTCTGAAAGTTCCTGCTAGAGACCACCAGATGCAGG CTGCAACACTCCCTAACACCTTGAGTCAGCAACGAAATCTGGCACTCTTTCGAGCATTTTGTGCCATGAAGTATGCTATCTATGCTCTCTGTGTGAATTCACATAAGTATTCCAAGTGCAAAGATTGTGTACACAGCCTTCTTGGTGATGTTCCTGAAGATGCAACTTTTGGAGAACCAGCAG ATTGCTCTTCAGTGTTTCCTCAGTACCTTGTGAAGTGTCAGCAGTTCTTAAGGAgtcttcctgctcctctgcgCCTTGAAGTTTTGGAGAACATCTtctccttgctttttgtttcctacaGTGACTTCCATACTAAGACTCTTCTGCCTGAGGACTATGCAGAGGATGATGATCTTGACAAGAAGAGTACTACTGTGAATGTAGAAGGCAGTGTCAGTCGGCGGTCTTCTACCTCAGGAAGTCCACAGCGTCTAACAGATGCTGAAAAGAAATTAGAGAGGCATCCGCTGGCTGCTCAGACGGTTCACATAGATACCCAGGATCTTCATGACTCAATGTCACATGGCAAAAGCTATGAAACTTCTAAGCTGAGTTACCTAGACCTGAAACACTTCACCAGTGGCGTTACTGGATTTTTAGTGGATGATGTAGCCATGGATGCCTTCCTCACATTGCTTCTCAACCATCTGGAAGAAATTCAGAGTTCTATCCCATGGGACTCCAGTAACGTGCCTTGTGAAGAGCTGGACCTTGTTGAGTGCTTGAATCTTTCCACAAGTGGAGATGCCTTTGGAAGTCGCGTGTTACAGTTTTCCAAATACCTCTCTGAAGCTCACTGGCGTTACAGGGTGGTGATGAGTAACAGAAATGCAG AACATCAGCTTGCAGCTTCCAGGAGATACTGCTCTTTAATCAGGAGCTCCAGCTCTAAGAAACGAAGTAGATCTCAAAGGTACAAGACAG aTGGGAAAGAGGGAACTTCCAGTCCATCATTAGAAAGTACAAGTAGCGAGCTAAGCACCAGTACCTCAG AGGGAAGTACCAGTAATGTATCTGTCTCGAGTGCTTTGGAAAGCAGTGTGAGACCACATCAGCAAAATCCCCTCATTCCTATGATGCTTTCCCCACCAGAATCTTTGTTGGTTTCTTGTGTTTTGAGAGGAAACTTTGTAGAAGCCCATCAG GTGGCTTTGATGTTTAATCTGGATACTTCACCCTGCTATGGTGAATTGGTTTTCATGGAGCGCTACCAAGAGGCAGTGCAAGAAATGACAAGAGTGGAGCACAATATTGAGAGTCAAGCATCAGATGGCACTGGAGGCATCAGGAGGTCTGGCAGTGGCTGTTCAACACTACAAGCTATTGGgaatgcagcagcagctg GTATGGTATTTTATTCCATCTCGGATGTTACTGATAAATTGCTTGCAACTTCTGGAAATCTTCCCCCAACTCTCCAAGAAAACTTCTGGATCAGCAACATCCAGCTAGAGCATACTGATCCTCTGTGGGAAGTCCTTGAGGACCTCAGTCCCTCGGCAATGGCAGCATTTGACCTGGCTTGTACTCAGTGCCATCTTTGGAAGACTTGCAAACAGCTTTtggaaacagcagaaagacGACTGTATAGCAGCCTTGAAACTCGGG GCCACCGAcctgaatttgtttttctgcacTCTGAAGGTGTAAAGGGTTTTCCCACAGTTATCCATCAAATAAGTAAAATTCTCAACTATTCCTGCACACCACAAGGGCAATCCAAGCCAG AAGTCTCGGATGAGAAAATAGGGAGTCATTTTCGATGCAGTATTGTAGACCTTCTGCAAGCTTGCTATCCTGCCTTGACTGAAGAAAGTATTACTAATGAAATTGTTTTATCACAAAATCTGGATGAAATCCTAAAATCATTGACATGCATAGAATGTTCTGTAG AGTCTAAAGGGAGCCTGCTTGGCACCTTGGTGGAGCAGGCCTCTCTCAAAccaacagagctggagaagcacCTAGTTTGGAATCAAACACAGCTTCTGCTCAGAACTCTTGATCGACATATCCAAACCATGCCAGAGAGCAACATGCAGACGACCTTTGTGAAGGCCTTCTTTGACTACATCACTACACTAGCTGCTGTTGTGTTACGAAGCCTGAATGCAGAGCTAG atataTCTGCAGAAGTGAAAGTGGGAAACCCTTTCATACTGTTGCAGCAGAGTCCATCTCAGCTGCTCTCACAGCTTGTGTTTGAGAGACAGGTTCATCCTGACAG GCTTTCTTCTCTCTTGGCTAAAGAAGAGCTAAACTTGAATGTGCAGGAAGTCATTGTTAACTGCTGCTGTGAACCATTGTCCTTATGCAGTGCAAGGCAGAATAGCCAGGCAAAGTCTCTTCTGACAAACATCGGCAGCTTAGCACACCAGTGTGCCTACCACTGCCTGCCAGATGTTGAAGTACCTATGCACAATCCTACAGAAGCCTCTGAGGATACCTCCGCTCAGGCCTCATCCTCTGTGAATAACTTGAGGCAGCACACACtcactgcctcctccctggactTCCTCAAGTCCCAGTCAAAGCTAATGGCTACGGTGGCGTGTTTAAGTGCATCAAATATACAGAAAACTTCTAAATCAAGTTTATCTTGGATGGAATTTCGGGGCAAACGTGAGGTGCCCTTAGGTTTGGAACAGATTTCCAGGGAATGTGAGGCATTGTTGAAGGAGTTCCCAATATTGGAACGGTTTCTTCTTGCTATGTTTGAGCCACTTCAGAATCAGCAAGAGGAAGGTGGCAGTTTGGCTGTTGTCTTCTCTGGCAAGACATACATACCTCTAGTTCTCCTAGGGCTGCATTCCACCACAGCTGTTAAGGTATTAATGGGAGTCTTTGAACAAGCACTTGCTGCAAAGGATTGGGACAGAGCTCTGAAAGTCTTGGATCTCTATAGTCAAGATTTGGAAGACCTAGTTAGTGTGAAGGatgctgtgctgagctgtgcaaCTGCTGAAG ATAAGGATGGTTGGCAGTACTTGTTCCCGGTAAAAAACGCCACATTGAGAAGTAGGCTGGCTCTCCGCTATCTGGACAAATGGCCTCTTGATGCCTCTTTGGAAATCCTAGCTTATTGCATTTCTGATTCAAGCATAACCGATGAACTAAAAGCCAGTctgcagagcaggaagaaagaacTTCAGGTTTATCAAAAG aTCTTAAATGTACAAAACGAACCATTGTGGAATGACTGGCAGGATGTGAAAAAAGTCTGCACTGATGACCCCCAGACCATCATGAACATTATTCTGAAAGCAAAG GATTACGAGTTGTGTGAGGAATGGAGGCACTTGTATCCTGTCCCAAGGGAAGACTTGATCAACCTTCACCGTGAACACCTTCTCCACTTACTGGAGATGGGAGACATGGAAAAAGCATTGCAG CTTTTACAAGGAATAGAAGACTCTGGTATTTGCCTTGCTATCAGTGAGCAGTCCCTTGACCAGCATCCAAACTTGGCAGCCTCTCACTTCTTGGCTGATTATCTCACAGCTCACTTCTACAAGAATCTGACAACAGCACGCCGTAATGAAATCCAGGCACTCTATATGGGATCAAAA GTGCTGCTGACTCTGCCTGAGCATTCTCGTGTTAACTACTTCCACCTCTCCTCCAGGCCACTGCTtgtgctggagcagctcctcatGAATATGAGGGTGGACTGGGTAGCTGTTGCTGTACAGACACTGCACCAGCTCTTAGCTGGACAGGAGAGTGGTTTTACCGTAGAAGACATTGACAATTTGCTCTCCAAGTATGCAGAAAAAGCTCTCAACTTCCCTTTCGCATTAAAAGACAAGAGATCAG ATTCTCTGATGCGTGTCCAAGAAAGTCTCAATCAGGTATTGGAGTGTGAAGCACTGTCTAAATCGGGATCATCAGATCTATCTCCTGTCAGCTTTACTG GTGTCGCTGTATCTGCAAGTCCCAGAGACAGAAGCCTGCAGCAGAACTTGTTTCCTCAAGAATTTGTGCCTCCTGAGAAGCCACCACCAAAGCAGCAGTGGATACCTGATGATACTGAAACGATATGTATGGTTTGCAAAACTGAACGTTTTACTATG TTTAACAGGCGCCATCACTGCAGGCGCTGCGGCAGGTTGGTGTGCAGCTCTTGTTCCACCAAGAAAATGGCAGTAGAAGCTGGCAGAGATAATCTGTCTCGTGTATGTGATCAATGCTATAGCTACTACAATAGAGAACATCTGCCTGGCTCGGTACAAGATACGAGCAG aaaagaagatCAAGACCAAGGTAAAG AAACTTCCAATAATGAATATTCCACAGTGGTGCGAATACCCAAGGCAACTGAGTTTGAATGGACTTTTTCCCTGAGTGAAGAGGAGAATGAAATTGTGCGCAGTGAATTTTATTATGAACAG gctcccagctcctccttgtGTATTGCCATCCTTAGCCTGCACAGTGACAACATAGTGTGTGGCCACCAACTGATAGAGCACTGCTGCAAGCTGTCCCAAGGGCTCACCAATCCTGAGGCAGATGCTGGTCTCCTTATGGACATCATGAAACAATTGCTCTTCAGTGCCAAAATGATGTTTGTAAAAGCTGGAAGGAGTCAGGATCTAGCTCTCTGTGACAG CTACATCAGCAAAGTGGATGTGTTGAGCATTTTGGTTGCTGCTGCCTACCATCCAATACCATCTTTGGATCAGAttcttctccctgcagcagTAACAAGATTAAGAAATCAGCTTCTGGAAGCAGAGTACTATCAACTAGCTATAGAG gtTTCTACAAAATCTGGCTTGGATCCAGGTGGAGCATGGCATGCCTGGGGCATGGCTTGCCTTAAAGCTGGAAATTTAAGTTCTGCTAGAGAGAAGTTTAGCCGATGTTTAAAGCCACCTATGGATCTGAACCAGCTGAATCATGGTTCAAGGCTGGTTCAGGATGTGATGCAGTACCTGGAGTCAACAGTGAAGCCTATACTCATTGCG GATGATGATTACTTTGCCACATTGAGGGAACTTGAAGCAACACTGAGAACAAGAAGTCTGTCTCTGGAAATGTGTGAGGGAAAGTTTCAACACAATAGCTACTATCAAGAGTGCTTGTTCTATTTGCATAGTTATGGCACTAATCTAGCTATAATAAGCTTTTACATGAGGCATGACTGTATGAGAGAAGCACTGCTTCACTTGTTAAATAAG GAATCCCCATCAGAAGTGTTCATTGAAGGAGTCTTCGTTCCAAGCTATGAAAGTGGTAAACTGCATATGTTGGAGAACCTGCTGGAGACCATTGATCCAGGATTGGAGAGCTGGGGAGTGTACTTGATTGCAGCCTGCAAATACTTGCAGAGGAAGAGCTACTATCATATTCTGTATGAACTGCAACAGTTCATGAAG GATCACGTTCGTGCTGCCATGACCTGCATTAGATTTTTCACTCACGGAGCAAAGTCTTATACTGAACTGGGAGGCAGACAGACATGGCTCCTGAAGATCAAGGACCATCTCAAAGTCTATCTGCAGGAGGTCTCAAGAAGttcaggaaggaagaaaatggcaTGCACTTTTAGGAAGAAAATGCCTGCTACAGATGTGTCAAG